Part of the Zea mays cultivar B73 chromosome 4, Zm-B73-REFERENCE-NAM-5.0, whole genome shotgun sequence genome is shown below.
TGTTTTAATTGACCTCATCTTTTGTTCCATAACTCACGTGTCTACAATTCAACTCAATTCAGAAGTTGTTTTGCTATGTGTTATGGTAGCGGCAAATTTTCTTCGTAGCCAACGCCAAAACAAATGTCGTTCGATCAGACAGTAGAACCAAGCAGTTCGGATTTAATATATCTGTGGCTATGTACTATACAACGAGTATACGGATCCAGCGACCGTATGTTTCCACAAATGTAAACATCACAATTCAGCGATTATTTCAGCACTATAATCTCAATACTTATTCCTCAATAAGCCTGTCGAGGCATTTGTTTCAGCTGTCTATTCGCAACTTTGATTCTGTCTGATAGTGTCGTCCCAGGCCCTGCCAGCCACGCCACAACCTATTTTCTGTCGTCGCCTCCAAACTCTGTCGAGTTCCCGTTCCAGAAAACATTTCTTTCATCAGACGGACCATGATCCTCGCTCCCCAGAGTGTGGATATTGGCACCAAATGGTCTAGGCCGCCTTCGCAGCGTGTTTGCAGAGTCTGCATCAGTCACTTCATGGCCCCTATTGCCAAGAGGCCGTGGCTCACTCCATGGACCAGATCCATGTCCTGTTTCAGAGATGTAGAGATAATTGCCGTGATTAGAAATCACAGAACTACAAAGGGCTTAAATGAAAATGCAATACAATTCCCTCACTGACTCAAAATTAAATATGAAAACATACTAAGCTGCCGCAGGCCTTCATTTGACTGTAGCTCTGTATTTGATGAGTTGGTATTTCCCCTCAGGTAGGAGAGTGGATTCACATAAGACAGGACGGTTCTCAGGTAACCAAAGTATCCCCCCGCACCTGAATTGCCACCAACATCATCCGCACCTGAATTGACACCCATATCATAAGATGCCGAGGAGTGACGCCTTGATACCTGACCAGACTGCCGATGTGGAACAACAATCATTGCATGACGGTTTTGAATACCCAGCTCGGATAGTGTTGCTTCCATATCTGGACAATATTTGTTGACAATTTAACTAGATATTCAAAACTTCAGCATCcataaaaaagaagaaaaaaaaaactagGCCATAATGTAAAACCAAAATACAGAAAAGAAAACGAAAATGTGGTACGTCAGTACAGGAAATGCAACTTTAGCACGCACACAACACTGATTTTCCAAATCCAATGATTGAGAGTTCATGCCTCATTGCATGGAACATCTTCCAATTTAACAAGCCAGCCAAAATTGAGTTCTGATACTCCTTTTATTTTTTCTAGGTTCAATTGCGGTCTAGTCTGGTTTTGAAAACTGTGTTAAAGGGAAAATGAAAAAAAAGATATGTAGTTATTTTAGAGAAATACTTAGGTTTTAGAAAGACACAAGGTCAAACCTCTATGCTGGACCTTTTTGAAAAATTCCAGGACgaggtgggagggttgttttgaaaaacgatGTTTTTAAAAAGGTCCTCCCACCTCTATCCTTGTGTTTTGGTTGCACGGTTGCACCAATTGACTTAGTTGCACGAGATATGTTTACTACATAAAAACCGTAATAATGCACGTGCATCTGACTAGTACAAAGGTACGCAGCTCTCCTGTGTTCCAAGAAAAATAAATGGAATTTTAGAACTAAAGCATACAAATAAGCCCCAAATGTTCTGTGCTGATGCATAGACAAATATGTCTATAAAATCAAAAACTTGAGGATGAAGAAATACAAACTGATGTAAATATAAATGATTTCTACCAAAAATAATGATTCAGTACCTTGTTCAAAGAAAACTCTTTTAGGATAAACCAGAGAAAGGTCATATGAGCCAAGCCCATTGCCTTGGTTTTCATCCACGAAATTCTTCACTTTCCTTAAAACATCTTGTTTTGTTAGTTTGATCTCCAGTCTATTTCCACTGGGCATACGAATACTAAGCTGAATATCATCTGACTTCACAGAAACAAAAGAAGTTGCCTTGTCTTGTTCCACGCGTGACTGGGAAGAAACTCCTTTATTAGTGAGTGTACTAGGAGTATCCTCCAAGGGAATAGAAGTGTGACTTCCATCATCTTTGTTCTTTCTTTTTGCTGATGGTGTAATGTCTTCTCCCTTCGAATCTGCAGAACTGACCGTATTTGACTTCCTTGAACTATCAAGCAAATCACAATCAAATTCAGTACTTGTTGAACCTAGCTTCTCAACAGTTTTATCATCCGAGTTTGATTTTGACCCTTCTTTTTCATTTATCTCAAGAGGTTCCTGGTGCAGATAAGCAGTGTTTTGTCACCTTAACTTATGTACAGCATGAGGTGAACACCGAGGTAACAGATAAACAGAATATGGGCAAGAAAAACAACTTACATAAAGGGCAGTGCTATTAGGAATTTGTGATACCAGATCAGTTGAATGAGCAACTTCACTGGCACCAGAAACATCTGGTGATTGACTGGATAAATCAGAAGGATTTTCTAAAGTAGAAGAGCCCCCTTGAGCTGGCAAAACAGTAGTAGCAGAATTCACAGGTTCAGAATTTCTTGTAGCAAGTGATGCTGTCAACAAGGTCGCTGCTGTCTCCTACAAAAATTCACATGTAATATATCTTTACAAGGGCACTGCTGGCTGACTGGCCGTCAAAAGGCCAAAGAACAGAATAACACAATTCACATGGTATTTTTTCAAGAGCTCTAGTGACAGGCCAAATTCTTCAAACCTTTTATAAAGAAATGAAAGGACGTTATTTTCCTTCCTCAAATATATGATCTTAGTATGAGAAAGTACTCTGTAGTAACATGCTAGCACACATGATCATGGCTGAATTGTTATAGTTTCCACGACAAGAAACCCAAACTTCATTACCAGGACAGCCTAATGGTTACAGTTGAGCAATGGAATACAAAAACTCGGCAAGACTTGTCACTAACATGTATTCAATAACAGAGAAATAAGCCTATTTGTGTAGGCTGTGCAGGTGGAATTGGAGCCAAACCCTCTGATTACTGTTGAACATGCACTGATGTCCCAAACAATTTAAAGGAATTTGGTCTAATTCCAGCCTTTGAACAAGCCCTAAATGAGTTCTATACAATTATTATATTATCTTAATCAAAGGTGTGTGTATGGGACAATGTCCATGCCTTAAACAATTATTTTTTTTTTTTAGAAaaccgcaggagaactgcgcatcttATATATTAGAGAGGAAAAAGACATTACAATAGAGGAGAAGTTGCAGAGCAACTCTCCCACCTAATAAACCCTAAGGAGATTACAGATTGTTGCTGAAACTCGACCCGACCACGCCCAGGGCAGCAACTGAGGCCAAGCCCCCAAACTCCTTAGCTCCTGCCATTACCCAGCAAACGTACTCATCCGAGAAACACCGGAAAATCCTGGGTAAGGAGGGTGACTCCCCATGGAAAACTGCTCTGTTTCTCTGAAGCCATAGACACCAAGCCCCCAGGATGATCAGAGAGTTAAGCCCCTTTTTTCTGGTCTTGACAACCTTGTGGCTTGCCTTTCCCCACCAGTCTGCAAAATTCTCTTCATCAGCTGCTGGAGTGAGGTGCCCCAAGCCAATAGCAGCAAGAATTGTGTGCCAAAATTGCCGTGCAAAAATGCGCGCAGTAAGGAGGTGCTGAATTGTCTCTTGGGCCTGATCACACATAGGGCAAACATCTGGGTGTGGCAATCCCCTCAACTGTAATCTGTCGGCTGTCCAACATTTGTTCCTTATTGCCAACCAAAGGAAGAATTTGCATTTAGGAGGAGCCCAGGTCTTCCATAATCTCTTCCAAGGCTCAAAAACAGTAGAACCAAAGAGAAGGACTTTGTAGCAGGATTTAGAAGAGAACAGCCCTGATGCCTCGTGCCTCCAAACATGGCGGTCTTCCTCCTGAGAAAGCTGCACTTCCCCTAAAGTATCCCATAAGAGAAGAAATTGTTGAATTCCTATCAAGGAAAGGGGGGTTTTGATATGAGCTATCCATTGCCTGTTCACAAGAGCCTGACTCACTGACAATGAGGTGAGAGCTCGTTTAGACACCTTGGACGCCACTTCTGGAGCAAGGTCTCTGATGGAGCATCCATTAAGCCACTTATCTGTCCAGAATAAGGTATTAGAGCCATTTCCCACATAGGAAATCAGGGATGCTGCAAATAGATCTTTAACAGTTTGCTGAATGGGAATAGTCAATCCATGCCAAGGTCTGCTCTGATCTGTTTTTTGAAGCCACAGCCATTTGGTTTGGAGAGCCCAACACATGTGTTGTAAATTAGGAATCCCAAGCCCACCATACTTCAAAGGTCTTGTGACTGAATCCCAGGCCACAAGGCAGCTGCCGCCATTAACCTCttttctccctctccacacaaatCCTTttctgattttatcaattttgttAATCACCCACTTAGGGACATTCATAGCAAGGAAAAGGTAAACTGGGATGACTGAAAGTACAAAGCGCACAAGGGTTGTCCTTCCAGCAAGGTTGAGGAGCCTAGCTTTCCAGTTTGGTAGCCTATCTGCAATCTTGTCAACCCAGTTCATCAAAATATTCCTGCTAAGCTTCTTATCTGAGATAGGCAGCCCCAAGTAAGTGCAAGGGAAGGAAGAGGGGGTGCATTGCAGAATGCTACACCCTTCATGCAGCAATTCCACTTCACATCTTATTGGAATGGCACAACTCTTGTGCAAATTAGCTACAAGGCCAGAAGCTTCACCAAAACAGTCAAGAATGAGTTTGACACAGTTTAGATCTTCCTCCCTGGGCTTGACAAACAGCACTACATCATCTGCATAAAGAGAAATTCTAGACTTCACAATGGCACTGTCCAGACTGGCCAATAATTCTTTTTCTTCTGCCACTTTGAAAAGGCTGCTGAGGACATCCATCACCAGGACAAAGAGCATTGGGGAGAGGGGGTCCCCTTGCCTCAAGCCTCTACGATGCCTGATCTGTTCCCCTGGAAACCCATTTAATAAAATCTGAGTTGAAGAAGTGGCCAGAAGGTTGGAGACAAGATTCCTCCACTTAATACCGAAGCCAAGGTGGGTCAACACCTCAAGAAGGAAAGCCCAGGAAACAGAATCAAATGCCTTTGTTAAATCTAATTTCAGAAAAAGGCTGGCCACTTTTTTCCTGTGCAGGGATTTAATTGAGTGCTGAACCAACATATAATTGTCATGAATGGATCTGCCTCTAACAAAAGCACTCTGATTAGTCTCTACCATCTTGTTGAGAAGAGGAGCAAGCCTGTTAGCAAGGATCTTCGTGGAGAGTTTTGCAAAGCTGTGGATGAGGCTGATGGGCCTGTAATCACCAGCAGACAAGGCTCCTGTCTTCTTAGGGATCAAAGTAATATATGCTGTGTTTAGAGGTCCCAAATTCTGAGAATTCCCAAGGTGAAGGGCAGCAAGGGCGGCCATCAAATCTGCCTTAAGTATAGGCCAACAAGTTTTATAGAATTTCCCTGTGTATCCATCTGGCCCAGGCGCTTTATCTGAAGGAAGACTGGCAAtggcatcccaaacttcttcttcTGAAAAGGGGAGCTCAAGAGCAGATAAATCAATTGGAGCTCTGTGACACTCTTCTAATCTCAAAGTTAACCTCCTCTGGGGGGCATACCCCAACAAATTGGAGTAGAAATTATGCAGCACTTCTTGTTTTTGCTCATGAGATGTGACCACTCTTTCCTCATCCAGTAAGCTGAAGATATGATTTCTCTTCTTGCGGAAGCAGGCCTGCAAATGGAAGAAAGAGGTGTTGGCATCTCCCTCTTTCAGGTACTGAACTCTAGATCTGAGCCTTGCAACCGTTCTTTCCAGGGAAGCAAGGACCAGGCACTGGTGCTTGAGCTTTCTTAGCAGCCATAATTCATCTGGAGATAATACCTTGCTGTCTTGAGCCATTTCCAGTCTGTGTAAAATCTCCCTTGCTAAGCCCAGTTGGTATTTAAAGTTGCCCACTGTTTTGTGCCCCCAAGACTGCAGTGCTCTTgttagttgaaagggaattagggttatacctagttcctaaataattttggtggttgaattgcccaacacaaatattggactaactagtttgctctagtactcaagttatacaggtgcaaaaggttcacacttagccaatataaagaccaagttttggattcaacaaaggagcaacgaggcaaccgaaggcacctctggctgaaggcaccggactgtccggtgtacaccggacagtgtccggtgcgcccagaggactccaactccaactcttcactctcgggaattctcggaagccggcgcgctataattcaccggactgtccggtgtgcaccggacatgtccggtgctccaaggaagcgcggtctccggaactcgccagcctcgggttcgcgtggcagccgctccgctaaaattcaccggactgtccggtgtgcaccggactgtccggtgtaccagcggagcaacggctcttttcggcgccaacggctccctgcggtgcatttaatgcgcgcgcagcgcgcgcagacgtcagacatgcccataccggtgcaccggacatcaaacagtacatgtccggtgtgcaccggacacccaggagggcccagaagtcagaagctccaacggtcagaatccaacggcagtgatgacgtggcaggggcaccggactgtccggtgtgcaccggactgtccggtgcgccatcgagcagacgcctccagccaacggtcaagtttggtggttggggctataaataccccaaccaccccaccattcattgcatccaagtcttccacttctcaaccacttacaagagctaggcattcaattctagacacacccaaagagatcaaatcctctccaattccacacaaaccctaagtgactagtgagagtgatttgccgtgttcatttgagctcttgcgcttggatcgatttctttctttctcacttgctcttgtgatcaacactcaattgtaatcaaggcaagaggcaccaattgtgtggtgacccttgcggggaagttttgttcccggctttgatttgagaagagaaagctcactcggtccgcgggaccgtttgagagagggaagggttgaaagagacccggcctttgtggcctcctcaacggggagtaggtttgagagaaccgaacctcggtaaaacaaatcctcgtgtctcacttcattattcgcttgcgatttgttttgcgccctctctcgtggactcttttatatttctaacgctaacccggcttgtagttgtgtttatatttgtaaatttcagtttcgccctattcaccccccctctaggcgactatcaattggtatcagagcccggtgcttcattagagcctaaccactcgaagtgatgtcgggagatcacgccaagaaggagatggagaccggcgaaaagcccactacaagccacgggagcacttcatcggaagaatcccgcaccaagaggaaggagaagaagaaggactcctccaaacggaaggagaaaaagtcttcctcttctcaccacaaagagaagaaggaaaaatcttcttctcacaaaccgcatcggaaaggggacaagcacaaaaggatgaggaaggtggtctactacgagaccgacacttcatcaacatcgacctccgactccgatgcgccctccgtcacttctaagcgccaagagcgcaagaagtatagtaagatccccctacgctaccctcgcatttccaaacatacacctttactttccgtcccattaggcaaaccaccaacttttgatggtgaagattacgctaggtggagcgatttaatgcgatttcatctaacctcgctccacaaaagcatatgggatgttgttgagtttggcgcgcaggtaccatccgtaggggatgagaactatgatgaggatgaggtggcccaaatcgagcacttcaactctcaagcaacaacaatactcctagcctctttaagtagagaggagtataacaaagttcaagggttgaagaacgcaaaagagatttgggatttactcaagaccgcgcatgaaggtgatgagctcaccaagatcaccaagcgggaaacgattgagggggagctcggtcggttccggcttcgcaaaggggaggagccacaacacatgtacaatcggctcaagactttggtgaaccaagcgcgcaacctcgggagcgtaaagtgggatgaccacgaggtggttaaggttattctaagatcactcattttccttaaccctactcaagttcaattaattcgtggtaatcctagatatactaaaatgacccccgaggaagttatcgggaattttgtaagttttgagtgcatgatcgaaggctcgaggaagatcaacgagcttgacgaaccatccacatccgaggcgcaaccggtagccttcaaggcaacggaggacaagaaggaagagtctacaccaagtagacaaccaattgacgcctccaagctcgacaatgaggagatggctctaatcatcaaaagctttcgccaaatcctcaagcaacggaaggggaaggattacaaatcccattccaagaaggtttgctacaagtgtggtaagcccggtcactttatcgctaaatgtccattatcaagtgacagtgacagggataacgacaagaagggcaagaggagagaaaagaaaaggtactacaagaagaagggcggtgatgctcatgtttgtcgggagtgggactccgacgaaagctcaagcgattcctctgacgacgaggacgccgccaacatcgccgtcaccaagggactcctcttccccaacgtcggccacaagtgcctcatggcaaaggacggcaaaaagaagaaggttaaatctaactcctccactaaatatgagtcttctagtgatgataatgctagtggtgaggaagataatttgcgaactctttttgccaaccttaacatggaacaaaaggagaaattaaatgaactaattagtgccatccatgagaaggatgatctcttggactcccaagaggacttcctaatcaaggaaaataaaaaacacgttaaggttaaaaatgcttacgctttacaagttgaaaaatatgaaaaattatctagtgagctaagcacttgccgtgagataattgacaatcttagaaatgaaaatgctagtttaaatgctaaggttgattctcatgtttgtaatgtttcaactcccaatcctagagataataatgataatttgcttgctaggattgaagaattaaacatttctcttgctagccttagattagagaatgaaaatttgattgctaaggctaaagattttgatgtttgcaatgctaccatttccgaccttagaactaagaatgaaatgttgcatgctaaggttgtagaacttaaatcttgcaaaccctctacatctaatgttgagcatgtttctatttgcactagatgtagagatattgatgttaatgctattcatgatcacatgtcgttaattaaacaacaaaatgatcacatagcaaaattagatgctaaaattgccgagcataacttagaaaatgaaaaatttaaatttgctagaagtatgctctataatgggagacgccctggcatcaaggatggcattggcttccaaaggggagacaatgtcaaacttaaagcccctcctaagaacttgtctaactttgttaagggcaaggctcccatgcctcaggataacgagggctacattttgtaccctgccggttatccagagagcaaaattaggaaaattcattctaggaagtctcactctggccctaatcatgcttttatgtataagggtgagacatctagctctaggcaaccaacccgtgccaagttgcctagaaagaaaactcctattgcatcaaatgatcatgttatttcatttaaaacttttgatgcttcttatgttttgactaacaaatccggcaaggtcgttgccaagtttgttgggggcaaacacaagggctccaagacttgtgtttgggtacccaaagttcttgtttctaatgccaaaggacccaaaacagtttgggtacctaaagtcaagaactaaatttgttttgtaggtttatgcatccgggggctcaagttggatactcgacagcgggtgcacaaaccacatgacaggggagaagaagatgttctcctcatatgagaaaaaccaagatccccaacgagctatcacattcggggatggaaatcaaggtttggtcaaaggtttgggtaaaattgctatatctcctgaccattccatttcaaatgtttttcttgttgattcattagattacaatttgctttccgtatctcaattgtgtcaaatgggctacaactgtctatttactgatgtaggtgtgactgtctttagaagaagtgatgattcaatagcatttaagggagtgttagagggtcagctatacttggtagattttgatagagctgaactcgacacttgcttaagactaacttgggttggctctggcaccgccgactagcccatgttggaatgaagaatcttcacaaacttctaaagggagaacacattttgggactaaccaatgttcattttgagaaagacaggatttgtagcgcatgccaagccgggaagcaagttggcacccatcatccacacaagaacattatgacaagtgacaggccactggagctccttcacatggatttattcggcccgatcgcttacataagcatcggcgggagtaagtactgtctagttattgtggatgatttttctcgcttcacttgggtgttctttttgcaggacaaatctcaaacccaagagaccttaaagggattcttgagacgggctcaaaatgagttcggcttaaggatcaagaaaattagaagcgacaatgggacggagttcaagaactctcaaattgaaagcttccttgaggaggagggcatcaagcatgagttctcttctccctacactccacaacaaaatggtgtagtggagaggaagaatcgaactctattggacatggcaagaaccatgcttgatgagtacaagacaccggaccggttttgggccgaggcggtcaataccgcctgctacgccatcaatcggttatatcttcatcgaatcctcaagaagacatcctatgaactcctaaccggtaaaaagcccaatgtttcatattttagagtttttggtagcaaatgctttattcttgttaagagaggtagaaaatctaaatttgcacctaaaactgtagaaggctttttactaggatatgactcaaacacaagggcatatagagtctttaacaagtcctcaggacttgttgaagtttcttgtgacgttgtgtttgatgaaactaacggct
Proteins encoded:
- the LOC100502378 gene encoding Plant UBX domain-containing protein 11, translated to MERTINSLMYKGSIPDAINQSRREKKLFVVYISGEDEASSSLEQSSLIDENVVEVIGRCCILLHLKQGNVDASQFSAIYPQKSVPSISVIGLNGVLLWNHDGYINSENLKESIEKAWAALHLQETAATLLTASLATRNSEPVNSATTVLPAQGGSSTLENPSDLSSQSPDVSGASEVAHSTDLVSQIPNSTALYEPLEINEKEGSKSNSDDKTVEKLGSTSTEFDCDLLDSSRKSNTVSSADSKGEDITPSAKRKNKDDGSHTSIPLEDTPSTLTNKGVSSQSRVEQDKATSFVSVKSDDIQLSIRMPSGNRLEIKLTKQDVLRKVKNFVDENQGNGLGSYDLSLVYPKRVFFEQDMEATLSELGIQNRHAMIVVPHRQSGQVSRRHSSASYDMGVNSGADDVGGNSGAGGYFGYLRTVLSYVNPLSYLRGNTNSSNTELQSNEGLRQLRHGSGPWSEPRPLGNRGHEVTDADSANTLRRRPRPFGANIHTLGSEDHGPSDERNVFWNGNSTEFGGDDRK